DNA from Candidatus Bathyarchaeota archaeon:
AGATTAGCTTAAAGTTCGGATTATATATACCCGAGTTATTCATACCTCATTATAGTGCTATAACTTTCGGTTTGCTTATCGCTATTGTAGCTCAGATAATCCTAACTTTTTCAAATGCAATATTAGCGACTCGATTGGTGGTAAAAGAAAGGTTCCCCAAAAGAAAAATCTCAGAAGAGAATCTTGCAAAAAACATGGGATTCATGAATACCTTCTTTCCTTTCATAGGCGGTATACCAATGTGCCATGGAGCAGGTGGTTTTGCATCACAGTACTTCTTTGGTGCAAGAACAGGGGGGTCAATGATTATGGAGGGAGTAGTAGAAATAACTCTTGCTCTTTTTTTGGCAGAATCTATAACATCAGTATTTGGAAGTTTCCCTCTTTCAATTATAGGTGCTATGTTGCTATTTGCTAGCATGGAGCTTGGTAAATTCGTAATTAAGGTTACAAAGAAAATAGAGCTAATTCAGGAGATAATAATAGGCATCGTTTCTCTTCTAACAAATTTAGCAGTCGGCTTTTTAGTAGGTTTATTAATGTACTATTTTGTGAAAAAGTTAAGCTCCCGTTTATGAGGTTAAGCTTTGATTATAAAAGAAGTCAATGCTAAGACAATTCTGTCCAAATCAAAAGTAAGGGATTATACTATCAACGCATATGTAGGCTGTGAACATGGATGCACATACTGCTATGCACATTTTATGAAAAGATATACTGGTCATAAGGAGCCATGGGGTGAATTTGTAGATGCCAAAATTAATTCCCCCGAATTATTGGAACGTGAAATCAAAAGTAAATCTATCGGAAATGTTTGGATAAGTGGAGTTTGTGATCCATACCAACCAATCGAAAGCAATTATATGCTTACAAGAAAATGTCTTGAAATTCTGAAAAAACATCAATGGCCTGTTACAATTCAGACAAAATCCCCACTTGTATTGCGTGATATTGACATTTTAGAAGGCTTTAAAGAGCTTGAGGTTATTATGACCGTGACCACATCTGACGATACTATTAGAGATGTTTTTGAACCAAATGCTCCACCCATCGAGGAACGATTAGAAGCGATAGAGAAGCTTTGTCTTTCAGGTATACGGACTTATGCAATGATAGCGCCAATGCTACCAAAAGCAGAAAGCTTAGTAACAAAATTGCCTGATAAAGTCGATTATGTAATAATCGATAAGATGAATTACCATTATGCTGACTGGGTATATAAAAAGCATAATCTGCAATATGGAATGAGTGAAGAATTTTTTAATCAACGAAAAGCAGATCTTGTTGACAGTCTTAACAAAAATGGGTTCTCTTGTCAAATATTATTTTAATAAAAAAAAGCATATATGCCATTAGCTGATAGAGGCTTTTCTACCGTGAGTGCCGAAGTGTTAAACGAAGAGGTAAAGAAAAAGATATTAGATTCTCAAAAGAATGAGGTCATAGAATATCATATTTACAATAAGCTTTCCAATTCAGTAAAAGATACCCATAATAAGAAAATTTTGAAATTGATTTCAAAGGATGAATTGGATCATTATTATTTTTGGAAAAAGATTACTAAAGAAGATGTCACACCAAATAAATTGAAGGCATGGATGTACATACTAATTGCAAGGATATTTGGGATAACTTTCGGTATCAAATTAATGGAAAGAGGGGAAGAGCAAGCTCAGATTACATATAAAGAGATCTCTAAATCTGTGCCTAAGGCCAAGGCTATCGTAGAAGATGAAGATGAGCATGAAAAAAAGCTCATAGGTATGATTGATGAAGATAGGCTCAAATATGTTGGGTCTATGGTAAGGGGATTGAGTGATGCATTAGTGGAACTCACAGGTGCACTTGCGGGATTTACATTTGCCTTACAAAACAGAAGTTTGATTGTAATGATAGGCTTGATTACTGGAATTGCTGCGTGCTTATCTATGACTGCATCAGAGTATCTTGCTACAAAATCAGAAGAAAGCGATTTGAATCCGATTAAGGCATCGCTTTACACCAGTATTGCCTATTTTCTTACCGTTATCCTTTTGATCTCTCCTTATATCATCTTCTCAAACGTCTTTCTATCATTGGGTGTTACGATATTCAATGCGATAATGATAATTTTCGTCTTCTCTTTCTATATCTCAATTGCCAAGGATATTTCTCTAAAGTCAAGATTTTCTGAGATGGTATTGATCAGCTTAGGGATAGCAGCATTAACTTTCTGCATAGGAATTCTAGCCAGGACATACTTACATATAGAGGTATGAAAGTATAACAACACAGATTCAAGAATTTGACCTTCTGCACATGAACCAAACCTATTAAATTAACGTGATCTGCTTCTCATGATGCAGTGCTTGGGCGCGAATCCTCTCTTTATCATACCCAAATACCCCCAGCAAAGTTTCTGCTGCTGACATTAACATCTTAAGATACTTCTCTACATCATACTCGGTGTTTGGCTTCAGTAATTTTGCTGCTAAGACTCTCTCTTCAGCTCTTCTGCTTTTCGAATTGACTATCAGGTATTGAACTGACTGTCCTACGTGAATCTCGAATCCAGCTTTCTCTAGCTGTTTTGCAGCCATCGCTTGGAAAACCTTATGATCATAAGCCGAGGGGGATTTTGAAAGCCTTTTTTTTATTAGTAGATTGCATAGATCGATTTCTCTATTGATCAATTTCTCAGCATATATTCTTAGATGTCGCAAAACTTCAGGGATCTTCGCTTCAAAACTTTCGAGTGTAAAGGCTTCGGATAGCTTTCTGATCATTTCCAGCTGAGCTTCGCGAATGAATTGAGGGGTATCTCTACGTCTGGCTTCTATGCCTCTGATTTTAATTTCACCATTCTCATAAACGCCATAATATCTGTTAAGAACTGGAACGCCATCCAGAACCTTCGATGGAAGAAAAACAATCCAGCGGTATACTCCCTCTAAGCATAAGGTAATTCCTACCTCCTTTGAGATCTTATTGCAAAGGCTTGTTACTTCTTTAGAAGAAATGCTGTGCTTCTTTATCCATAAGGAATCCACGATGCCGTGAATAACCTCAAAACCATATTCTTCGGCCATCTTTGCAGCCTTCAAAAGTATGTCTCTACTAAAAGCACAAACCGTAATATGCGCCTCAACCTTTCCAAACCGTGCATTCCTATAACCCAAATAACCAAAACAGGTAACCAAGATCCATTTTAGTGCAGCTTGACGTGCATTATAAATACTTCTTGGCTTTTCATCACAAGCTTCTTTCATCAAGCTCTTGTACTTCATGCGTTTCTTCAGTAGCAGATCCAAAGTCTTTGGCACTATACCACGCCTTTTTTCACAGATATTGTACCCTAACTCTGGCACAACAAGTTTCGAATCTGGGCAACACTTACAACATACAGTTTCAGCTGATATATTACGCGTCAACATAAGGGTTGGAAACATAGAAGCAAAGTCGACTTCTATAACATCTGTGTGAAACCCGAGCTTAGGTTCAAAAATGAAACCACCACGATCGGCTATTATAAGTTCTGAGGCGGACTTGAAAGATTCAGGTTCTTGCTTCTTCCATGGTATTAGAACATTATCCTTCCATGCGGTATAGAGTTGCAAAGAAGACATTATGTTGCCGATAGTTGCCCTTGCGGCTTTATGAAGCGGAACCCTGCAGGTTCTTGAAACTTCAATGAGCCCTTCTAGGCCGCAAGAATTATGGATGAAAGTATTACCTACGTCTATATGAATTCGTCCATAGAGTCTCCTTGCTGCTGATGTATGATAGGCTCTTCCGTAGGAGAAGAGTGTTCTTCCTCGATTCTTTTTCATAGTCAGTGGAATTTTTTCTCTGCTAAGAAAAAATTGGCTTAGAATTCCATTAGCAGAAGCTCGGTATGCCAGGTACGGTATAAGAAAAGAGTCTCCTCCTTGAGTGTATATTATATCAGGATCTTCTTCGCTCACAATCTTGACCAATTCTAAAATTTTGTTAGCCTCACTTCCATCATTTATGACTACTTTTTCATCATCTAACTGCAACGATATACTATCTATCTTGTCGCTTAACTTCTGAAGGGGGCCTGTGCTTTCAATATCTACATCTAGCCATGCAGAACGTAGAGGCGGCGTAACATAATCAACGCTTTCAGATGAATCTAGAATTTCATACCAGAGTCGATCTCCAGAATCAACAACGATCAAACGAACTAATGGAAAAATATTCTTCTCATACAGATAGGCTTCGGAGGGTTTAATATCGATGT
Protein-coding regions in this window:
- a CDS encoding putative sulfate/molybdate transporter, which codes for MVRVGDFEFSLREFAGSLGDFGPLNPFILGYIVILGLNPAGIFLAMGKANIILGLVYRLPLPVEAKKVIGVVALEEKWSSSQIYLSGILTGIVWLLLTFSKAVRKFAKMVPLVVIRGIQLGLMFILLKESIKFMQTNILLAIISIALIILLINNRFLPSAIAIFCVGLAVIFLSNQEISLKFGLYIPELFIPHYSAITFGLLIAIVAQIILTFSNAILATRLVVKERFPKRKISEENLAKNMGFMNTFFPFIGGIPMCHGAGGFASQYFFGARTGGSMIMEGVVEITLALFLAESITSVFGSFPLSIIGAMLLFASMELGKFVIKVTKKIELIQEIIIGIVSLLTNLAVGFLVGLLMYYFVKKLSSRL
- a CDS encoding radical SAM protein encodes the protein MIIKEVNAKTILSKSKVRDYTINAYVGCEHGCTYCYAHFMKRYTGHKEPWGEFVDAKINSPELLEREIKSKSIGNVWISGVCDPYQPIESNYMLTRKCLEILKKHQWPVTIQTKSPLVLRDIDILEGFKELEVIMTVTTSDDTIRDVFEPNAPPIEERLEAIEKLCLSGIRTYAMIAPMLPKAESLVTKLPDKVDYVIIDKMNYHYADWVYKKHNLQYGMSEEFFNQRKADLVDSLNKNGFSCQILF
- a CDS encoding VIT1/CCC1 transporter family protein, encoding MLNEEVKKKILDSQKNEVIEYHIYNKLSNSVKDTHNKKILKLISKDELDHYYFWKKITKEDVTPNKLKAWMYILIARIFGITFGIKLMERGEEQAQITYKEISKSVPKAKAIVEDEDEHEKKLIGMIDEDRLKYVGSMVRGLSDALVELTGALAGFTFALQNRSLIVMIGLITGIAACLSMTASEYLATKSEESDLNPIKASLYTSIAYFLTVILLISPYIIFSNVFLSLGVTIFNAIMIIFVFSFYISIAKDISLKSRFSEMVLISLGIAALTFCIGILARTYLHIEV